One Streptomyces lincolnensis genomic region harbors:
- a CDS encoding TerB family tellurite resistance protein — protein MLPGRGRNGRVARPVRLLGTRTAWTPVGDGEFFCPGCGGDRNFQRLTGRRRFTLLGVPVLPRGETGPVVECAACRRHYGTDVLDHPTTTRFSAMLRDAVHTVALAVLAAGGTCARASLETAASAVRAAGFDDCTEEQLGALVEALAADTGRVYGRPCGAAGLAIELHEALDPLAPHLAPAGRESILLQGARIALADGPYTPAERDALTTVGAALTICADDVSRLLAAARTPS, from the coding sequence GTGCTGCCAGGACGGGGACGAAACGGCCGTGTCGCCAGGCCTGTGCGCCTCCTGGGCACCCGTACCGCGTGGACGCCCGTCGGGGACGGGGAGTTCTTCTGTCCCGGGTGCGGGGGTGACCGCAACTTCCAGCGGTTGACCGGGCGTCGCCGGTTCACCCTGCTCGGGGTGCCCGTGCTGCCGCGGGGCGAGACCGGGCCCGTCGTGGAGTGCGCCGCCTGCCGCCGCCACTACGGCACCGACGTCCTGGACCACCCCACCACGACCCGTTTCTCCGCGATGCTCCGCGACGCCGTGCACACCGTCGCCCTCGCGGTGCTCGCCGCCGGCGGGACCTGCGCGCGGGCGTCCCTGGAGACCGCCGCGAGCGCGGTCCGGGCGGCCGGGTTCGACGACTGCACGGAGGAACAGCTCGGCGCCCTGGTGGAGGCGCTGGCCGCGGACACCGGCCGGGTCTACGGCCGCCCCTGCGGAGCAGCCGGGCTGGCCATAGAGCTGCACGAGGCGCTGGACCCGCTGGCCCCGCACCTCGCTCCGGCGGGCCGCGAATCGATCCTGCTGCAAGGCGCGCGGATCGCTCTCGCGGACGGGCCCTACACCCCGGCCGAGCGGGACGCCCTCACCACCGTCGGCGCCGCCCTCACCATCTGCGCGGACGACGTGAGCCGCCTGCTGGCCGCGGCCCGCACCCCGTCCTGA